The Cyclopterus lumpus isolate fCycLum1 chromosome 18, fCycLum1.pri, whole genome shotgun sequence nucleotide sequence GAGGAGATCAAGTAGGTCAAAGAATTTAGGTTTACCTGTGGTTTCAATTTATgcctttatttttcattaactGAGACTGCAGAACCAAAGAATTATCTCAAATACTCTCAGGGTGTTTACGATGTTAGTAAATGTATTATTCCTGGAACAGATTCATTTACAAGATGGATTTAGGGgtttaacaaaaaacaagaacaaattgTTGaatcaatataaaataaatacaataataggAGTCCTGCAGCACAAGGAACAGTTCTGGCACCGTTCCTCTTTACCATTTACACCTCGGACTTACACCTAACAACTCTGCTAACTGCCACATACAAAAGTTCTCGGACAACTCTGCAACCATCAGCCTTCATTTCCGCCGATGACGACAGGGAGTACagagaactgaaccaggacttcataGGCTGGTGCCAGCGGAGCCGCCTCCAGATCACCTCTGGTAAAACcaaagagctggtggtggacttcctctCCGGGGTTAACGCTCTCCTCCAGAACCAGTCAACATCCAGGAAATGGACACATGTACCTGAGTGTTCACAAAAAGAGTCAGAGCAGCTTTATCTGGtcttctggagcagcagcatctcgaccgctgacaggaagagactgaacaaACTGGTAAAGGaggccagcagtgtgctggggtgtccACTGGATAcggtggaggaggtgggagacatgatggctaagctatcatccctgatgaacaacacctcccaccccatgcaggacacCCTGGCAGCTCTGTGCaactccttcagccaccggctgctTCACCCCCGGTGTGTGAAGGACAGGTACTGCAAGTCcagctcccagtagaccacaaaaCACTTCAATCACTTCACTGCAACCTGTGCTATATAAATAGTGTACAAAATAGTTATTTGTATTGTCTGTATATATACTATTCAGTTACTGGCActgtttttattactgtttattatttatatcacttgtttttttatcttactgtgtctcttgtgtgcactttacgccttttgctgctgtaatccggtacatttccccactgcgggattaataaaggattattttatttgtatttcttatcTTTTCTTGATTCAAACActtttcatatgaaacatcTCACTTGGTAATATCTCAGCAAGCCTTTTTCACAAAGACAATTTGACATGTCACAGTGCAAACACAgttgtaaatacaaaaaataactaatgGCTTAATTCCATTTTGTTTCTTCCGTTTCAGGGTCCTGATATTGTctattgaaaatgtaaaaaaattattttgattacattttaaaaccatttaTGTGGCACTGTGATTGATTTACAAATGTTCCTTTGCAAACACTTCACCTCCCTTTTTCCTTCCAGACAACTGATGAGCTGAGGTTTGAAGTTTATCGTTGGTGCACTCACCGTGCATCTATTTCTAGAGCCTCGTTCTTGACCTTTATACAAACGAGTTTGCTGTTTTACAAATATCCCCACCTCTATACACCTGAAGTCTTTTTCTGAACTGCTGGATAAGATTTATCTTAATATTATCAGTGTGCCCTGGATTTGGCAACACTGATCCATTAGCTGTCAGGAGGATTATTAGTTAAGACAGAAACTACAGGGTGAACTTGATAACATTTGACCCTTGTCATTTGCTTTTACCTGTGACTTTTGGTCTCATGTTAGACCAATTACATCTTGATACCTTTCCAAATTGTTTCAAAATCGTGGGTGTGGCGCTCAGTGAGCGTGACCTTAGTTCTTATGGCCTTGAGATTTCATTACTTTACaatcatatatttaaaataatgttactACCTGGAatgttttctatattttatGAGGGCCATTAGCCCCATGACCCTAATTAGCATGCTGTTTGCAAGTGACTTTATCAGCTAACGTTATAGAGCAACCAACGGCGGATACATGCAGGGTCGCTAAGttacagctagctagctaatttTATAGCGTAGCGTAGACTTAGCTAATTGTCTCCGTCTTCCTTGCATCACTCTTGGCTGACAGAAAAAAATCATTACACATTTGCTTGGTACCGTTGTCATGAGTTAGTATCATGGATCACGTTAGCTGGTGGAGTTTACATTAAGATAAAGATAGCCAGCTAGCTGTAATATAGCTACGCTACATGGTTGCGTTGGCGTTGGTTGCTTCGTGCTGTTAGCTGATAAATTAAACGACAAACTCAACACTGTTGGCGCAGAGAGGCAAGGCACCTCGGGACAGCACAATAACGTCCAATCCTTTGGATTTTCCAGGTAAAACGTCCCAAatcctttaaatatatatctgtCCACAGGCTGTTATTAGGAAGTGAGAAAATGGGCCTCAGTGTTTGAGTTATGTTACAATCCGCTCACAGATTGGCAAGACAATGTGAGTAATGCTGTTGATGTGGAAACAGGGTGAATCTTTACTTAGATGGATAAGAGAATAACTCGGTGAGCCCCAGTTGTCCTTCCTTGAATAGATATGTAGCTATATGTTTGTTCTTGGTACAACATGCATGTCGGGACAGTCATTCCAAAAACTTAAAGTAACAGGACATTCAATTCATTTCATACACGTCATTCACAATCACTTATTATCACACTACCTTTGCGGAAGCAaaacaatgttgtgtgtgttaaactacaaagtgctatcagtaagagacatgtaagtgctactaaagtgctactacggttctaccttccctattcaaggtatagtcgaaaaagatgtgtttttattttgcgacggaagatgtagagactttctgctgtcctgatgtcaatggggagctcgcaGATGATAAAGAACAGTTAGTGCATGTATGATGCCGTTCAGGTGTAAACAGTGCAGCGTCATAAACAGTGACTGATGACCATTGGACCCTGAGAGTGAGCCGATAAACACCTGTTCAGTTTCAGGGGtgtaaaatatgaaagaaagaagagagagagagagagagagagagcgaagtgaagggaggggaggggaggagggaggagagaaaggcatATAAATCATTATACATATCTGTAGAGCTGAGCACATCTCACAGTGGCCGAACAGACACACCACGCTCTGTCACCAAAATCAGATGTTCTGTTTTTTATAACAAgttttttattgatttcaaaAACTGAGATCTGGATATACTTTTTTTTGACTGCTGGGCCAAGGTAGGGTCATGGATCCTATTGTGGAAGTAGTGGCTTTGATCCTGTCGTTCATTGCTTGGGTGATGGTGGGGGTCACCCTGCCGAACCGTTACTGGAAGATCTCCACCGTCGACGGGAACgtcatcaccacctccaccatctATGAGAACTTGTGGATGTCTTGCGCGACGGACTCGACCGGGGTGCATAACTGCAGGGAGTTTCCATCGCTGCTTGCTTTGAGTGGTACGGTGGCATACAATATTTTATGTAATCGCAAAAAATAATTAtgagagaattaaaaaaaaacattgatccacaaaacatcatcattgtaacgttaaaaaaaaaataagatagTTGCATTATATTACATGATGTTGCTTTGTCAGAAACACAAATGTTAAAGAACAATCCTTGAACTTTTGCTCTTCAAGTTTTCAGAACGATTTATTGCGATTACAAACTGGCCGTAATCTCGTGACCCTTTTCAAGGCAGATGACACAGGAAAAAGTTGTGAAATCAACGGATGTTTTTGTCTTATTTCCAGGTTACATCCAAGCGTCTCGTGCCTTGATGATCACGGCGATAGCGTTGGGCACGTGTGGACTGCTCGGGGCCCTGATAGGAGTGCAGTGTTCAAAGGCAGGAGGGGAAAACTATGTTCTCAAAGGGAGGATTGCTGGTACTGCTGGAGTCCTTTTCATACTTCAAGGTAACAAAGATAAGAACAAATATCTCACCAGTCTGACCTCGTAATACATTATCCTATAAATAGATAAGGGAACTTCTCCACAATGTTATAAATTATAATCAAGCTTTATTGCACATTCAAATCAATCATCCAAACATTTCCTCTTACCTGAAGACTTTGGACCTTTTTGTGTGACTGTCTGGAAGCTTCTCCCCCGGCTGCTTTCCCCAATTATTAAACGATAGTTATTTTTCTATCAAAAGGTGTGTGCACAATGGTCGCAATTTCCTGGTACGCCTTCAACATCACTCAGGAATTCTTTGACCCCTTCTATCCCGGGATAAGGTAAGATGGCAGAAAGGCCTGACATGACGCTCACATGTGCGGACTGACAGCCTGCTGACAATCTGCTGCGTGTTGCAGGTATGAAATAGGAGAAGGACTTTACATCGGCTGGTGCTCCGCTGTGCTCGCCATCGTTGGAGGAGCCTGCCTCACCTGCTCCTGCAAAATGGGCACAGAGGAGAAATAGTGAGTTCAATTTTTACGGTTGGATCGCTCCCTGTCAGCCAAAATATGTTAATCATTCATTTGTTGACGGTGTTAATGATTGTTTGTGACAGTGTATGGCATCGCTTTACAACCTGTAGTTCCTCTATGCACTAGATGCGAACGTGAGAAagttacttttaaaatgttaggtcatgaaattaagaaaaaagcgtatctttaattattattaaaattaattaaataacaaataattaaataaaacaactaaTACAGCTAGAATAAGTAACACCTTGATAGATAttggactttaaaaaaatcaacataaatatatttaataataaatatattattgacATTTGCCAAATCTTTTTATAAcatgaacacattgaacacagtGTGACGTTGTGGAACCTTGAACATTGTTTAGAAATAAATTCATGGCACTCTGGTGCCTTGTTGTGGCACAATTGTATTAACTCACCTGTGCTCCGATTGGACATCATCACCTGAAGTGGGGCAATCTTATTTGGGCTTCATTTTTATGATCATTAACTATCATTATACAAAATTAATGGTACACTAACAAAGGGGTTGGCTGAAATGaaatataagataagataagataagataatcctttattagtccctcagtggggaaattacaggattacagatCAAAAAGGGTGGTAATTGATCAGTCATGATTTTAAAGGGCACATCATACAAATCCGCATGGTGAAAATGAAAAGGCACTGTTTAGTGATAACATGATAACTGCACACATTTTTAGTATCGCCCTCGTGAttttattgtataataataGGCCTTTTTCAATGAAATCCATTTAGCTACTTTAGTTTCAGGGTCCAGGTATACTGCACGCTGCCTCATCATCAGTGACTCTTGTTTTGCAGCCCGTTGCCTCACACCAGGGGAACGGTGTACTCTGGAGCAGCACCAACCCGGAGCCAGGCTGCCAGCACTTACGGACGAAATGCTTACGTTTGAACCAGATATGAAAACATAACTCTGGACAGAAATCTTATGTCTTTGCAAAATCCTGAAGTAAAATCCTTTCATCGCCTcagttttttttgcatctaACATGTCAGCATGGCGTTCAgcttttccactttttttgcCATGTGGAAAGGCTAAAGGTCCATCATGAAGTAACATAGCACCATTGAACTGTATATAATCACATTATATAAAGTGTTGTGtactctgtaaaaaaaatagcatTGAAATTATAGAATTGAAGTTGTAAAATTTGTAAAAAGCAAAGCTTCTTATCACCTTATTGCCACATATACGTACTATATGTGTGCAATGATTCTATTTATGTTTCGCACAATCACATTTATATAGTCACTTATTTCCAAAGGAATCCAACCATTTGATGATCCTCATACACACTTCTAGACATTTATTAAGGGGAAGGTCAAAACTGTGATGATtcagatatgtgtgtgtagttttgtACAGTTTTATAGATAGTACCTGTGAAAAAGCATGAGgacaactttattttttttgtttttttgtacgATGGCgcacaataaaatgtgttacgCTAAACATTTCTGTTTGACTTTGTATTCCCGTGGTTGATAAAGTTatgattgtattatttttttaagaaataataCCAAacttacattttattaattttaattaattctcATTAATTATTGAAGTAAAATAttgcacattaaaacacacatacacatatatttattttaaatataaacaatacGCTATTAAACCCAAATTATGTCATCCCCAGCATAttcagacattttgacatcaCACCATGTGACttatatgttatattttaattttttttaaagtacaattTGCTACAATCGTAAAGTTTTGTCTCTATGTATACATACActatgtattatttacattgtgCTCTGCTTCACAATTAAGATATATTGTGTCATAATGAGATATTTAGCAATATAGTATTGAGGCCATTTTCCTATGGGAATTTGGGGGACAAATGACAACACTCACGGGAATATTAGACTAAttgttttttcttaaattataattttacaATCTCAAAAATGATTACATTAAATGGAGTTCAGGATTATCCTCCAGAGTTATAGTGTCAGTCATAACGATCTGATAAAGATCAGGACATTTAATCTCACAATTACGATCTGATAAAGATCAGGACATTTAATCTCACAATTATGACATAATCACacctattaaaaaaacacacaacttaaTTGGCAGTTTCTTTTAACAATTATGCATCAATACGCCTCCATAACAAAGCCCCATTGGGCGAGGTCACTCTCGATGGCCTCTGCGTGATCCCTGATGATTCGCACTAAACCCATACTTACTTAGTGAGAGCGCGTGCCGCCTGCCTGGCCCATGGAAGGGGATAGGCGTTAAAATAGTCCCTCCAATGAGAGCAGCACACGTTTCTAGACAAACGCGGATGTGCGGCATGCGGACCAATCACGGGAGCGCTGGGCAGAAAGGGAGGGGACGACAACCAGGGGAGAAAGGTTTCCTGTACAAAGCGTCCTGGCTGTCAGCTGTTCGTCGGCACGTTACGTGAACTTGTTTTAAGTTCAAGTAAAACATCCGCTGAGTCGAAAGGCGGAAGGActgcttttaattttttttttttttaaaggggaacCTTTCAGCGGCGCGCCTCATTTCTACACGGAATTCTGTCACACCGGGACCGTAAATACACCGTCGTAGCTTGTTCCTGCGGCGGGGCAGTAGACGGCGGAGGAGAGTTGTGGGGGGGGCGGTGGTTTGGAAACGATGAAGATTTAACAGAGAACATCGCCGTGTCAATGACACGAACCGCTCTTGCAGAGCCGTTAAGTTCCGGGGTTCCGGTGTGAAGGTGTGACTCAAACCGAGGGATGGAGTCGTGTCGGCGGACGGGACTCAGCGGGGTCCTCTGCTCCCTGTCGCTGCTGTCTGTCATCATGGACATCCAGCTGGACGGTAAGGGCCGGCTCTAGGTTCACAAACAAgtgctttacatttttttttaaaaagcctccgCGGACCCAAGTACCGGCGCTTCTGTGTTTCGGTTACGTCACGTCCCGCCCCTTCGAGACTTGCTCACAATAGTCTCtggttaattatttatttaataaaaacatagttTCAGGGCCTTTTAAAGCGACATTTAACAGATGGTTAAGAGCGTGTAAGGCGTTGCCAGGAATTAacagttccccccccctccgggTCACGAGGACTCCACACCTCCGTGATttaaattaagtaaataaaaaggttcAACCTTGTTCACACACTCATACTCCAGGGTGACGTCTTCAAATATCTTATTTTGTCCAATCTTCTGCCCCAGATATATTAAAACACggacaaaaaaatcaaataacagAATGCTTGGCATTTTTTCTTATATGACTTATTACCTTAATTAAggtgttttctaaatgtagctgatttatttttattgtcaatTAGCAAATCATATCAGCCCTAAACATGTATAAAAAACAACTCCTGTATCATGCTGTGCATTATGCCACGTTATGTCCTCTTTCCCTGACTtgctttaatatttattttagactAATAAGCTGTTAGTAGGAATAGAAATCATAATATAATCAGGTA carries:
- the cldn15a gene encoding claudin-15a translates to MDPIVEVVALILSFIAWVMVGVTLPNRYWKISTVDGNVITTSTIYENLWMSCATDSTGVHNCREFPSLLALSGYIQASRALMITAIALGTCGLLGALIGVQCSKAGGENYVLKGRIAGTAGVLFILQGVCTMVAISWYAFNITQEFFDPFYPGIRYEIGEGLYIGWCSAVLAIVGGACLTCSCKMGTEEKYPLPHTRGTVYSGAAPTRSQAASTYGRNAYV